A stretch of the Clostridium botulinum genome encodes the following:
- a CDS encoding NupC/NupG family nucleoside CNT transporter, producing MNKFIGILGLIVFLGIAYLFSNNKKAINWKLVGFGLALQGVFAMLVLKVPLGQKFFALLGKVIDKLLSFTVQGSSLVFGKLLDTNSSMGFIFAFQVLPTIIFFSALMGILYHLGIMQFFISLIAKGLAKLLGTSGAETTSAVSNIFLSQNEAPLIIKPYLKEMTSSELFSVMVGGMATVAGSVMAGYVAMGVSATHLLAASVMAAPAGLVISKIIIPESGTPVTKNVVKLEHEKSANNIIEATANAAIEGIQIAITVGGLLIAFVALIAFFNYTLSFIGGFFGAKFLSLNWLFGKLFSPIAYLMGVPHSDISVAGNLLGQKIVLNEFVAYGNLAPLIAQKALNPKTIMILTYALCGFANFSSIAIQIGSIGSLAPEKRGDVAKLGLKAVLAGSLSTFMTATIAGLLF from the coding sequence ATGAACAAATTTATAGGAATTTTAGGTTTAATTGTTTTTTTAGGAATAGCTTATTTATTTTCCAACAATAAAAAGGCTATTAACTGGAAGTTGGTAGGTTTCGGTCTTGCTCTTCAAGGCGTTTTTGCAATGTTGGTGTTAAAAGTACCTCTTGGGCAGAAATTTTTCGCTCTTTTAGGTAAAGTTATAGATAAACTTCTTAGCTTTACTGTACAAGGGTCATCCTTGGTATTTGGAAAGTTATTAGATACTAATTCTTCTATGGGATTTATATTTGCTTTTCAAGTATTACCAACAATAATATTCTTTTCAGCACTTATGGGAATTTTATATCATTTAGGAATAATGCAGTTTTTTATTTCTTTAATAGCGAAAGGACTTGCAAAATTATTAGGTACTAGTGGAGCTGAAACAACTTCTGCAGTATCAAATATTTTCTTAAGTCAAAATGAAGCTCCTCTTATAATAAAACCATATTTAAAAGAAATGACTTCATCTGAGTTATTCTCAGTTATGGTTGGGGGAATGGCTACTGTTGCAGGAAGTGTTATGGCCGGATATGTTGCTATGGGAGTTAGTGCAACACATTTACTTGCTGCAAGTGTTATGGCTGCACCAGCTGGTCTTGTTATTTCAAAGATAATAATTCCGGAGAGTGGAACCCCAGTAACTAAAAATGTAGTTAAATTAGAACATGAAAAAAGTGCAAATAATATAATTGAGGCAACAGCTAATGCTGCAATTGAAGGAATTCAAATAGCAATAACTGTTGGAGGATTGTTAATTGCTTTTGTAGCGTTAATTGCATTTTTCAATTATACTTTATCATTTATCGGGGGATTCTTTGGGGCTAAGTTTTTAAGTCTTAATTGGTTATTCGGTAAACTATTTTCACCAATAGCTTATTTAATGGGCGTACCCCATAGCGATATTTCTGTTGCAGGAAATCTTTTAGGTCAAAAGATTGTATTAAATGAATTTGTCGCTTATGGAAATCTTGCTCCGCTAATAGCTCAAAAAGCTTTAAATCCTAAAACTATTATGATTCTTACTTATGCGCTTTGTGGATTTGCTAATTTCAGTTCTATAGCTATTCAAATAGGATCTATAGGTAGTTTAGCACCAGAAAAACGTGGAGATGTTGCTAAATTAGGATTAAAGGCAGTTTTAGCAGGATCATTATCTACATTTATGACTGCTACGATAGCTGGATTACTATTTTAA
- the lexA gene encoding transcriptional repressor LexA gives MSRSSEDKQIEIYEFIKTQILQKGYPPSVREICKGVGLSSTSSVHSHLSKLEKKGLIRRDSTKPRTIEILKEPMIRKEMVNIPIVGKVTAGMPILAVENIEDTFPISLNFIPKNKDLFILKVSGESMIDAGILDGDFAILEKADYASDGEIVVALIENEATLKRFFKEKDHIRLQPENQTMEPIIVKDCKILGKLTGVFRRY, from the coding sequence ATGAGTAGATCTAGCGAAGATAAACAAATAGAAATATATGAATTTATAAAAACTCAAATATTACAAAAAGGATATCCCCCTTCTGTTAGAGAAATTTGTAAAGGTGTCGGCCTTAGTTCAACTTCATCTGTACATAGCCATTTATCAAAATTAGAGAAAAAAGGACTTATAAGAAGAGATTCTACTAAGCCTAGAACAATTGAAATTTTAAAAGAACCAATGATTCGTAAGGAAATGGTCAATATACCTATAGTAGGCAAAGTAACTGCCGGAATGCCTATATTAGCTGTAGAAAATATAGAAGATACATTCCCTATTTCTTTAAATTTTATACCTAAAAACAAAGATTTGTTTATTCTTAAAGTATCTGGCGAAAGCATGATAGATGCTGGAATATTAGATGGTGATTTTGCTATACTTGAAAAAGCAGATTATGCATCAGATGGTGAAATTGTAGTTGCATTAATTGAGAATGAAGCAACTCTAAAAAGATTTTTCAAAGAGAAAGACCACATAAGATTACAACCAGAAAATCAAACTATGGAACCTATAATAGTCAAGGATTGTAAAATTCTCGGAAAGTTAACAGGAGTATTTAGAAGATATTAA
- a CDS encoding tyrosine-type recombinase/integrase, whose protein sequence is MDTSLAKFTLFLAKTRKSEKTIDSYIRDISQFNDYLKTNKKKLVKIKLSDIDEFKNFLIYDKELKIKTINRKLVSINQYLKFNNISVDIKQEKVQMQNFLDDMLSNQDIEDIIKATYAKDDVRARTIIYTLYYTGMRVSEMLQLTIYDTKKSSISIIGKGSKHREVFAPNKLKTIWDNYMQVRIKKSTALFTGKRGPINRKTVDSIIKTYAEAAGVDKSKAHAHNFRHLYCKNLADRGIDISTIADIAGHQNINTTRIYTRKTKEELLNIIEDM, encoded by the coding sequence ATGGATACTTCATTAGCTAAATTTACTCTATTTCTTGCCAAAACAAGAAAAAGTGAAAAAACCATAGATAGTTACATAAGAGATATTTCTCAGTTTAATGATTATTTAAAAACAAATAAAAAGAAACTTGTTAAAATCAAACTCTCTGATATAGATGAGTTTAAAAACTTTCTGATATACGATAAAGAATTAAAGATAAAGACTATTAACAGAAAACTTGTATCTATCAATCAATATTTAAAATTCAACAATATATCCGTAGATATAAAACAAGAAAAAGTACAAATGCAAAATTTCTTAGATGATATGTTAAGCAATCAGGATATAGAAGATATTATAAAAGCTACATATGCAAAAGATGATGTTCGGGCAAGAACCATTATATATACTTTATATTATACAGGTATGAGAGTATCAGAAATGCTTCAATTAACTATATATGATACTAAAAAAAGCTCTATAAGCATTATAGGGAAAGGATCTAAACATAGAGAGGTATTTGCGCCAAATAAATTAAAAACAATATGGGATAACTATATGCAAGTTAGAATAAAGAAAAGCACAGCTTTATTTACAGGCAAAAGAGGGCCTATAAATAGAAAAACCGTAGATAGTATAATTAAAACATATGCAGAAGCTGCTGGAGTTGATAAAAGTAAAGCGCATGCTCATAATTTCAGACATTTATACTGCAAAAACCTAGCGGATAGAGGAATTGATATCAGTACCATTGCTGATATTGCCGGACATCAAAACATCAATACTACACGAATATACACTAGAAAAACCAAAGAAGAATTACTTAATATAATAGAAGATATGTAA